The Cognaticolwellia beringensis genome segment ACTTATTTTTTGCGAAAGGCGTAATAATGGTTGAAGGTTGGTCTGAAGAAATACTCATACCTGCTCTTGCTAGAAAAATGAAAAAAGACGGTTTAATTACTAAAGATATAACAGAAGCAGGTGTTTCTATTGTAAACGTTGCTAGCGCAGAGTTTATAAAATTCGCTAAGATTTTTTTAAGACAAAAAGAACCTTATCTAACTTTACCTGTTGCTATCATCACCGATGTGGATGTACCAGCTTATGAAAAAGAGTTGGCTATAGACAGCGGAGGCAAAGCTATTAAAAAAGGTAAAAATAATACATACAACTATCTCAAGTGCTGTGAAATTGAAGTTACTAAACAATCTTTATTACGAAAAGAAGAAATAGAAAAAAAGTTTAATAATCAATCTACTCACGTCTTTGTAACTGAAAGCTGGACTTTGGAATATAGTTTACTTATTTCTAGTACTTTAGGGAAACATGTAGAATCTGTTCTATTAGATATGTTTCCAAACATAGACACCTCAAATTATGGAAGCGAATTAGCCAAAAAACTACTAGGGAAAGACATTAAAAAAACTGAATTTTCTTACCAACTTGCAAATTTAATAGACCCTAATTCAGATGATTATGATGATTCAATAAAACTAGATACAACAGATCAGCCAATTGCTTCTCTTATGGAGGCAATTAAAGATGCCTGTAATTAGTATTACTGATGAGGATATTAAATACGCTGAATCTATTTTATTAAAAGCTGGACAAAAATTCGATGATGAACGAATTGAGTTCTTAAAAGACTTAAATACGCTTGATTTACAGGCCGTCCCAGGCAGTGGAAAGACAACGATTCTCTTAGCAAAACTATTGATTTTTGAACGTTATATGCCTTTCAAAAGCGGCTCTGGTGTATTAGTAATATCTCATACAAATGCGGCAATTAATGAAATAAAAAACCGTATTGGTCCTTACTGTCCAAAATTATTTTCTTATCCAAATTTTGTTGGAACAATTCAAGGCTTTGTTAATGAGTTTTTAGCTAAGCCTTATTTTAAGCAGAGCTTTGGAAATGATATTATTAAAATATGTGACCAAGCATATGCGCAGCAAATAAAAAACAAATTAACTTTCGATTTATTTGGTCAAAGAGAGTCGTTCAAAAAAGTTAAATATATTTTCTCCTGTAACGACTCAAAGATATTTAATTATCGTTTTTCGCAAGAACCCAAGAGTAGAGATTTAGTCAGCACAATAAATGGTTCTAATTTAAAAATAAATAAGCCGAAACCAAAGTCCATAAACTATCAAGATTATTCAGATGAAGAAAAGTCAGATATTTTAGATTATTTATTTAAATTAAAGTGGAAAGTCCTTGCCGAAGGTTATCTACACTTTGATGATGCTTATGCTTTAGCTTATAAATACTTATATGCTCAACCACAGATAATCAATATTATTCAACGGCGTTTTTCTTATGTATTTGTTGATGAAATGCAAGATATGGATGAACACCAATACCAAATTTTAGAAATGTTGTTTTTTGGTAACGAGATTTGTAAATCTGTATACCAACGTGTCGGCGATAAAAACCAGGCGATTTTTAATGGTGATATTAAATTAGATGAGATATGGATAGATCGAAAAATAGTAAAAAAAATCACTGGCAGCCATCGTTTATCACCTCAAATCGCTAGCCTCACAAATCAATTCAGTTTAACGAAATCGAATATAATAGGCTTAAATCCAGATAGTAATATAAAACCACTGATACTTATTTATACCACTGAAAATAAAGAAAAAGTAATCGAGTTCTACACATCGATAATTAATGAGTTAACTGAGAAAGGCATACTCCCCTCTTCCTCTTCAAAGACAATAGCAGCTGTAGCATGGGTTACAGGGAAGAAAGATAAAGAAATACAAATCACGCTACCTAGTTATTATCCAAGCTATAGCCGTGAACAAGAAAAACCTAAAAGTGAGTATAACTGTTTAGCGCAATATTTAATCTGTTTTGAACAAATTGATAGCAGTTTAAAACCAATTGCTTTCAACATTAAAAGTGCAATTATGAAATCGCTTAGAATAGTGAATATTAAGGGTGATGATGGAAAATTCTTTAAAGAATCGACTTTTAGAAAGTTGCTGCTAGAAAAGTCACTATTAAATGAAAAAGAGGTAACATTTGAAAAGAATATTTACATGTGGTCAATCAACGTAATGAGGGGAAACCACAAGGATGTATTGGGTGAACTACAAGTTTATATTATTTCAATTTTCAATGAATTATTCCCAGAATACATTCCAGAACATAATTTTTTATATGATCACTATTTACCGAATATTAACGAGTCCGCTACGCCTGAATTAACAAATAGTAATATTTTATTCAACACAGTGCATGGTGTAAAAGGGAATACGCATTTAGCAACTTTATATTTAGAATCCTTTTATTATGGTGAGTATGAATCTACTTTATTAAGTGAAGTATTTAATGGTGTATGTAGTATGGATTTTATTAATAACATTGAAAAAAAAATTAACCAACTAAATTTTGAAATTGTTGAATTGAATAAAAAAGGTAAAAAAGGAGCTATAAAACGGCAAGATGAAATTAGCACGTTAAATACAAAAATGGATAATATAAAAAGATACTCTAAAATGTTGTACGTTGGCTTTTCTAGACCAACACATTTATTAGCCTTTGCTGTAGAAGAAACTAGATTTAATGCATTAACTATTAATGAAGATGTTTGGGATGTAACTTATGTTTAACCAGTAGCAGCTTAGATAGCTTATTTACTTTTTTGTCTGTAAAGCTAGTCCACTTCAGTTTTTCGGTTATTAACAATATGGTCGATAATTTAAGACCTTTAAAGTTACTATAATATCTACATTATCAATTAAGGTTTGAGCCTGTTAGCTGTTACTTTCACTAATTATAACAATATCTACAGTAGATGTTATTTTTACACCTTATTTTTATATTGTGTCCATTAAAACCTTTATTCCATCTTATCTAGCACTCACTCACTCACCAAACATCTACAAACACTACTAGCTAAAAGGTTGTAGAATGTCGAAGGCGGCGTTAAATGCAGCAGCCATGTCGTTGAGTCATGATCTTGCTAGTAAGCATGTTGCTGTTGGCGTATATCACCCCGGTTATGTACAAACCGATATGGTTAATTATGGTGGCGATATCAGCGCCAGTGACTCTGCTAAAAAGTTGGTAGGGTTAGTGAATCAACTCACCATGGCAGAAAGTGGGGTGTTTAAACATTCCAATGGTAGTGTGCTTCCTTGGTAAATAAAACCAATATAGCATCTGAACATACCAAGCCAATGAATAGTAAACATATAAAAATATGGCAAACCGTTCAGGCGATCCCCTTGGGTAAAGTCGCCTGTTATGGTCAAGTCGCTGATTTAGCTGGCTTGCCTGGTCGCGCTCGGCTAGTAGGGAAAGCATTAGGTGCTGTGCCTAAAAACGGTTGGCGTGGGGCAAAGGTGCCTTGGTATCGAGTGGTTAACTCCCAAGGAAAAATTTCATTTGCACCGGGGAGCGAGCATTTCAATCGACAACGGGATTTACTGCAAGATGAACAAGTTGTGGTTATTGGTGCGCGTATAAAATTACCAACCTTTCAGTGGCAACCTGACTTAGCTGAACTGCTATTTATTTTGGAAGGTTAAGGTTTTTTATTACGGCAAAAGCACCGAACCAAGCAAAGGATAGCCCGGTGCTCATTTAATCATTTTATAAATGGGTTCTTACTTCAAACAACTCAGGGAAAAAGCTGACATCGAGTGCCTTTTTTAAAAATCCAACGCCTGATGACCCGCCTGTACCTTTTTTGTAACCGATAATTCGCTGCACAGTATACATATGCTTGAAACGCCACTGTTGAAAGGCATCTTCAATATCGACCAATTTCTCTGCTAATTCATAAAGTTCAAAATAGGTTTCTGGCTGTTGATAAACATTCAGCCAAGCTGCTAGTACACTGTCGTTACGTTGATAGGGCTGAGTAATATCGCGTTGACTGATGGTAGGATCAATATCAAACCCAGCTTTTGCTAACGCGATAATGACTTCATCGTACAGGCTATTGTTATTTAACAGCTTATCTAGTTCTTGATAGGCTGAGCTACCTGCTGGATGAATTTTCAGCATATCGGCGCTTTTATTGCCCAGTAAAAATTCTAATTTACGATATCCACAAGATTGAATACCTGATGAGCGACCTAAGTCATCACGAAACTTTAAATAATCGCTTGGCGTTAAGGTCGATAAAATATTCCAAGATTGCGTTAGTTGCATAAATATCTGCTTTACTCGTGCAATAACTTTAAAGGCAGGGCCAAAGTTTTCAGCTTTTATATAATCAATGGCACTTTGCAGTTCATGACCCGCAAGCTTTAACCATAGTTCACTGGTTTGATGAATGATGATAAAAAGCATTTCGTCGTGTTCACCACTTAATGGTTTTTGCGCCGAAAGCACGCTTTCCAATTGTAAGTAATCACGGTATGACATTTCATTATCAAGGTTTTGATGAATGCCGTCTTCTAGCGGACGAGTATTATCGTTAGCTTGATGATGAAAAGGGCAGCCCGAAGCTTTGCTATCGCTGCTGGTTTTATTCTTCGTGTCAGTGTGCTTTGTATTAGCTGTATTTGAGCTAGCTTTAGTCATTACCTTGCTCTCCCAAGTTTGTCTTAGTTGTTAAATTTTTATCAGTGCTAAACGCCGCTTGCGCTAATTGCTGCAATTTTTCATAAACAAAGCTTGTTTGCCAGCAGTGTTCAATATCGGGGATTTGCATGATTTTCTGCATAATTTCTTGCTGAATATCGCCAATGGCTAAGGCTTTAGAATAAGGCAATAAGGGCGAAAAGGTCACCATAGCATAAAGCGGAGTCCAAAGATTTGGGTGGCGCTGGTGAAACTCTGCTTCAATTTTCTTTTGTAATAAAAAAGTGGCTTGGCCCGATAACTCACTCATTTCGACAAAGTTACGCTGGGCTAATTCAGTGATGGCATCAGCATTGATCTTTCTCGCGGCTTGATAGGCGGGAAATATCTTTGACCAGTCTTGCTGATGTTCAGTAATTAATTCATCTAAAATACGACAATCTTCAAAGCCGCAGTTCATGCCTTGACCATAAAAAGGCACCATTGCATGCGCTGCATCACCAATTAAGGCGACTTTTTCGTTAATCACCCAAGGGTCAACTTTAAGCAAAAATAACGGGTTGGCAGTTTTATCCAGAAACTCATCTATTGGATTTTCCAGTAAAGGCATGGCATCAGCAAAGTTTGCTTCAAAAAATTGAGTTACGTCAGTTCGTGTTGTTAATGACGAAAATGAAACCTCACCTTGATAGTCTAAAAATAAAGTACAAGTGAAGGAGCCGTCAGGGTTCGGTAAGGCAATGAGCATAAATGTTTTACGCGGCCAGATATGTAAAGCATCTTTGGCCATTTTAAATGTACCGTCTTTGTTGGCAGGAATGTGTAATTCAATATAACTTTGCGGCATATATGACTGGCTATAACTAAAACGTGGCGTTTCTTGTGCTAATCGTCTCACCTTAGAGTACGCGCCGTCTGCGCCAAATAAAATATCTGCCGATACTTTTTCTACGTTATGTTCATGGCTAAAGCTGGCGCTGGCATTGCTAAAGTCTACGTCAATTAAGCGATGTTCAAACTTAATATCGATTAAGGTTTCTTGTTCTGCCAATTCAAGCAGTTGTTCGTTAATACCTGAGCGCGAAACTGACCAAATAGCTTGTCCCTCTTGACCATAAGCTTGTTCGGTTATCGTGCCGTCAATAGCGTGCATTACACGCTTTTTCATAGCAATAGCATGCTGTTTGACCTCAGCTTCAATTCCAACCGACTTTAACGCTAGCCAACCCCGATCAGAAAGAGCAATGTTGATCGACTTTCCTTGATAAATATTATGGCTGCGAGAATCAGGTCGCGACTCAAGCAGTTTAACGGGGTGACCTTGACGAGCTAACATCACAGCAAGCAATGTACCAACGGGTCCAGCACCGGCAATGGTTATTTTTTCACTTGTTGACATTAAATACACTCCTTTAATATTCTGACAAAGTGATAAACATCCTCAAAGCTATTGTATAAAGGCGCTGGCGCTACACGAATAACATTAGGCTCACGCCAATCGGTAGTTACACCCTTATTCTCTAAAGCAGTAAACATAGCTTTACCATCAAGACCCGGGACATTAATCATGAGCGATAGCTGACAGCCGCGTTCTGCCGGGTCTTGTGGTGTAATAATATGAATTTTTTCTCCCAGCTCTTGGTTTATCAAGGTGATCATGTAGTGGGTCAATAATAAAGACTTCTTACGCAGGGCAGGCATACCACCGGCAAGCTTAATGGTATCAAAAGAGCCACGCACAGCAGCAAGCGACAGTACCGGCGGGTTCGATAATTGCCAACCCTCTGCACTAGGAATAGCTTTAAAAGTATTTTCCATTTTAAAGCGGCTAGTCTTGTCATGTCCCCACCAACCGGCAAGACGGTTAAGTTCGGTATTTTCTACGTGCCTTTGATGGACAAAACAACCCGCGACTGAGCCAGCACCGCTGTTAAGGTATTTATAACTACACCAACAAGCAAAGTCGACTTGCCACTGGTGTAAAGATAATTCAATGTTACCCGCAGCATGTGCAAGGTCGAAACCGACTTTAATGCCTCTGGCATGGGCGACTTCAGTTATGCGCTGCATATCTAATACTTGGCCGGTGTAATATTGCACGCCAGGTAGTAAAATTAATGCTATTTCATCGCCGTGTTGCTCGATTAATTGCCAAAGATCTTGATAATTTAATAACGCTTCATCGGCTCTTGGTGTCCATAAAAGTAAGTTGTCATCGACACTTTTATTATGATGTTTTAGTTGTGATTCCACCGCATAATGATCAGATGGAAAGGCATGATCTTCGATTAAGATCTTCGAACGCTGCTCGGTCGGTTGATAAAAGCTCGCCATCATAAAATGTAAATTGGCGGTAAGTGAGTTCATCATCACCACTTCCTTTGGCAATGCACCAACAATTTCTGCGGCTTGTTCGGTTAAGAACTCATGATAAGGCAGCCAAGGGAAATCCCCTTCGAAATGGCCTTTAACGCCCCGTGCTTGCCACGAATCAAGTAACTCTATTACAGCCGCACGGGCTAATTTAGGCTGAAGGCCGAGCGAATTTCCGGTGAAGTAATATTCGTCTGTGCCATCTGCCTGTTTAGGAATAGAGAATTGTTCGCGCATTGCCCTGAGGGGATCGTTACGATCAAAGTTTTGTGCGTAAGCTAAAGAATTTATATCAGCTTCAGTCGTTGATTTGTTATTACTCTCATTGCTCATGATGTACTCGTTTTTAATTATTATTGAACCGCTCTGTTTATAAGCTTTGTTGTGCTCATTTGTTTCGCTATTTCAGTGATATCAGTGCTGTTTAGCAATCCAAAAGCTCCGCTTGATATAACATCGGGCGACTGGGCGCTGCATCATTTATAAAAGCTGGCGTTTGTAAATTCAGAAAATAGAAACCATCGGTTATTGTGTTGTCGATATAAGCCATTTCAGTAATGGTTTTATTGATTAAACTATTTGGACTCGGCTGGTGTGCACCCTCCATAACTTGCCAAAATAAATGATGGCAAGTCAACAGTCCGTCATCGTTGAGCCGGTCGAGTGATGGCAGATCTAGAATAAGGTGTTCAACACCACGCTCTTTGAGATAAAGCACAGCATCTCGGCTGAAAAAGGCCGGTTGGTTAGCCTCATTATAGTTGGCCTGACATTTATCATCGCTATTGGGCAGTGTTCTTACTGCTAAACACTGTAGTTGTTGATCATGATAAGGCGTGAGCAACTGTTCGAGTTGCGCGCGCGAAATAACTCGATCATTTACGTCAAAATTCGGCGTATAGTCGTCGTGAGTATCGCTGGCGTTTATCGGGGTAATTGAAATCAAAGGGCATGGCATTAAGGGCGGTAACTCTAGTGCTGAAATACTAAGTGCTAAGGCGTTTTCGGCATCGCAAATATGGCGAATGGTTTCGGTATGAGTGCCATTACAATGCGGATTAAAGCTTAATTCGTTAACATTGCAACTACCGCCTTGTTCAGTATCACCCATAAAGCCACTAACTTGCATCGGCTTTGCCATTGCGGGCGTTGCGCCAAAATGATTCGGTTGATTATCACTTTGTTGAAAGTCTAAAGCGATAGCTAAAGAATGGCCAAAATCGGTATTAACGTTATAGTGCTTGTCTCCCAGCGTTATGGCTACTTTCATTGTTCACTCCTAACAATGTTTAAGGTGCTTGGCAAATGTGCGATTTGTGTATTCAGCAGCATCATAAAAATTGCTCCTTAGTTAAACCTAGCCAATTAAGCGCACTGCCATGTAATAATTTAGCTTTAATGTCATCGGTAAAGTGACTCTCTTCAATCAACTTACCAGGGCTAAGTTCTCCTAAAGGAAAGGGGTAGTCTGTGCCTAGGGCAATATTGTCTGGGCCCATTAAATCAACCAGGTATTTTAAGGCTAATGGGTCATGCACTAATGAATCTAAATAAATTTGTTTTAGAAAATCACGCGGATTTACCGGGCAATCAACCGCACAAAGATCGGGTCGAACATTAAAACCGTGTTCAATACGGCCAATAGTCGCGGGAAACGAACCACCACCATGAGCAAAGGCAATTTTAAGTTTCGGTAAACGTTGCAGTACACCACCAAAAATCATCGAACAAATGGCTAAGCTAGATTCTGCAGGCATACCCACTAACCAAGGCAACCAGTATTTTGGCATTTTTTCTTTTGCCATCATGTCCCAAGGATGAACAAATACCGCGGCCCCTAAATCTTGTGCGGCTTCAAAAATAGGGAATAGCTGTTCATGATCTAAGTTCCAATCATTAATATGCGAGCCTATTTGAACGCCAGCTAAGCCGATGTCATTTACACAACGTTCTAACTCTTTTATCGCTAAGTCAGGGGCTTGCATCGGTAAAGTGCCCAGACCAATAAAACGTTTGGGATGATCGTTAACAATACCGGCGATATGATCATTTAAATATTTCGATAAATCTAAAGTGTCACGAGGCTTTGCCCAGTAATTAAACATTACCGGGACCGTAGACAGCACTTGTACATCAACCTTGTGCTGCTCGCAGTCTTTTAAGCGAACTTTAGGATCCCAACAGTTATGATCTATTTCGCGAAAAAATTTTTCGTCCACCATCATACGAGCACAACCACATTTATGATGATCTAAGCTGACAAAACCACCATAGCCATACTTTTCGCGTAGGTTAGGCCAGGTTTTTGGCAGAATATGAGTATGAATATCTATTTTTAACATCTCGCCTCCTTATGACTTTTTAGCGGTATGACCACACTTTTTACATTGGCAGTTTTGGCTATTATCATAAAAATTACTGAACACTTTGGGTAAATCAGTTTCTATATTGTCTAAGGTAAACTGTTCATTGTATAAAGGCGTTTTACAACCTTCGCAAAACCAAAACAATGCGTCTTGCTGGCCTTGTGCTCTTTTTTGCTCAACCACTAGTCCCACGCTGTGTTCAAAACGTTGCGGTGAATGTAATACCTTAGGCGGCAGCAAAAATATCTCCCCTGCTTTAATGGCGATATCAGTAAATTCAAAGGCCTTGCTTGGCGATTTTTCAATTTCTTCACTGAGCTGTATGTAGCTCTTTTGAATGTCATCAGCAGCATCTTCATTGACAACACGCAGTACCATTTCGCCTTCAAGTTGGTAAAAAAGCTCAGGAGTTTCGTTATAATGAAAATCGCTGCGATTATTCGGCCCGCCAACCACCATGACAATATAATCGTCTTGCTCAAATATTTGCTTGTTACATACTGGCGGTTTGAGCTGTTCTCGATGCTCATCAATCCATTGTTGCAAGTTAAAAGGCAGAGAAAATTTAGCCATAATTTATACTCCTTATTTATTCGAAGTAACGGGTAGTGCCGCAATGCACTTTAATTCGATGGCAATCGGCGTGGGTAATTTGTTGATTTCGACCGTAGTACGACAGGGGAGGTTTTCTGAAAAATAGTCGGCGTAAATACGATTGTAGGTAGCAAAATCATCCTTCATATTGGTGAGAAAAACCGTAACATCCACTAAGTCCATCCAGTCAGCACCCGCAGAGGCTAATATTGTACTGACATTTTGGAAAACACTATGGCATTGGGCTTCAATATCGTAACTGATAATTTCACCTTGCTGATCGAGTACTACTCCTGGGATGTCTGAGCTGCCAGCTTGGCGAGGCCCAACACCCGATAAAAATAGTAAATTGCCCACTTGGCGAGCATGCGGGTATAAACCTACTGGGTTTGGTGCTTGTGCGGAATTAAATATTGTTGACATAGTTGTATCCATTTACGTGTTTTATGCGTTACTTGTAACTGTACTGGCAATTTTTCCGCGCTATGCCGAAAACTAACCACCAGAAGAATTATTGCAGATATTTACCCGACTCTTGTAATGGTAGCCGAGTTTAAAAATAGGGCAGGGTTGGATCAAATCAAGGTCCATTTGCAGCCTAAAACGCTCGCAAATATCGCTCCTGATGATTTAAATTTACAACATGTTTGACTCATATTAATACTTCACGCAAACATTTTTGCTTTCGGTAAAAAAACGCATGGCTTCATCGCCACCTTCTCGGCCAAGGCCAGAATGATTCATGCCTCCAAATGGTGTGCGTAAATCTCTTAGTAGCCAGCAGTTTATCCAAACAATGCCGGTATTTATATTTTCGGCTAGAAAATGCGCTCGGCCTAAATTATTAGTCCAAATAGTCGCGGCTAAACCGTAGTCACTATCGTTTGCCAGTGCTAAGGCTTCTTGGTCAGTGTCAAAAGGTTGAATGGTGATCAAAGGGCCAAAAATTTCTTCCTGATTACAACGAGCATTATTTGCTAAACCTTCAATAATCGTCGCTTGTAAAAAATAGCCCTCTTGGCAACGTCCGCTAAGCTTAACTTGCTCACCACCGATTAAAATTTTACCGCCTTGAGCTTTAGCATCTTCAACATAGCTCAGTACTTTTTGTAAATGTGTACTTGAGACAATAGCGCCCATTTCACTAGTATCTAGCAGCGGGTCATTAGGCTGTAACGCTTGCGCTTTAGCGATTAAGGCTTGTTTAAATTTTTCGTAAATAGGACGTTCAATATAGAGCCGTGATGCGCATAAACAAATTTGCCCTTGATTGGCAAAGCTGGCGCGAAAGACCTGATCGACAGTACTATCAAAATCACAGTCAGCAAAAAT includes the following:
- a CDS encoding UvrD-helicase domain-containing protein encodes the protein MPVISITDEDIKYAESILLKAGQKFDDERIEFLKDLNTLDLQAVPGSGKTTILLAKLLIFERYMPFKSGSGVLVISHTNAAINEIKNRIGPYCPKLFSYPNFVGTIQGFVNEFLAKPYFKQSFGNDIIKICDQAYAQQIKNKLTFDLFGQRESFKKVKYIFSCNDSKIFNYRFSQEPKSRDLVSTINGSNLKINKPKPKSINYQDYSDEEKSDILDYLFKLKWKVLAEGYLHFDDAYALAYKYLYAQPQIINIIQRRFSYVFVDEMQDMDEHQYQILEMLFFGNEICKSVYQRVGDKNQAIFNGDIKLDEIWIDRKIVKKITGSHRLSPQIASLTNQFSLTKSNIIGLNPDSNIKPLILIYTTENKEKVIEFYTSIINELTEKGILPSSSSKTIAAVAWVTGKKDKEIQITLPSYYPSYSREQEKPKSEYNCLAQYLICFEQIDSSLKPIAFNIKSAIMKSLRIVNIKGDDGKFFKESTFRKLLLEKSLLNEKEVTFEKNIYMWSINVMRGNHKDVLGELQVYIISIFNELFPEYIPEHNFLYDHYLPNINESATPELTNSNILFNTVHGVKGNTHLATLYLESFYYGEYESTLLSEVFNGVCSMDFINNIEKKINQLNFEIVELNKKGKKGAIKRQDEISTLNTKMDNIKRYSKMLYVGFSRPTHLLAFAVEETRFNALTINEDVWDVTYV
- a CDS encoding MGMT family protein — translated: MNSKHIKIWQTVQAIPLGKVACYGQVADLAGLPGRARLVGKALGAVPKNGWRGAKVPWYRVVNSQGKISFAPGSEHFNRQRDLLQDEQVVVIGARIKLPTFQWQPDLAELLFILEG
- a CDS encoding tryptophan 2,3-dioxygenase, whose amino-acid sequence is MTKASSNTANTKHTDTKNKTSSDSKASGCPFHHQANDNTRPLEDGIHQNLDNEMSYRDYLQLESVLSAQKPLSGEHDEMLFIIIHQTSELWLKLAGHELQSAIDYIKAENFGPAFKVIARVKQIFMQLTQSWNILSTLTPSDYLKFRDDLGRSSGIQSCGYRKLEFLLGNKSADMLKIHPAGSSAYQELDKLLNNNSLYDEVIIALAKAGFDIDPTISQRDITQPYQRNDSVLAAWLNVYQQPETYFELYELAEKLVDIEDAFQQWRFKHMYTVQRIIGYKKGTGGSSGVGFLKKALDVSFFPELFEVRTHL
- a CDS encoding FAD-dependent oxidoreductase, which encodes MSTSEKITIAGAGPVGTLLAVMLARQGHPVKLLESRPDSRSHNIYQGKSINIALSDRGWLALKSVGIEAEVKQHAIAMKKRVMHAIDGTITEQAYGQEGQAIWSVSRSGINEQLLELAEQETLIDIKFEHRLIDVDFSNASASFSHEHNVEKVSADILFGADGAYSKVRRLAQETPRFSYSQSYMPQSYIELHIPANKDGTFKMAKDALHIWPRKTFMLIALPNPDGSFTCTLFLDYQGEVSFSSLTTRTDVTQFFEANFADAMPLLENPIDEFLDKTANPLFLLKVDPWVINEKVALIGDAAHAMVPFYGQGMNCGFEDCRILDELITEHQQDWSKIFPAYQAARKINADAITELAQRNFVEMSELSGQATFLLQKKIEAEFHQRHPNLWTPLYAMVTFSPLLPYSKALAIGDIQQEIMQKIMQIPDIEHCWQTSFVYEKLQQLAQAAFSTDKNLTTKTNLGEQGND
- the kynU gene encoding kynureninase gives rise to the protein MSNESNNKSTTEADINSLAYAQNFDRNDPLRAMREQFSIPKQADGTDEYYFTGNSLGLQPKLARAAVIELLDSWQARGVKGHFEGDFPWLPYHEFLTEQAAEIVGALPKEVVMMNSLTANLHFMMASFYQPTEQRSKILIEDHAFPSDHYAVESQLKHHNKSVDDNLLLWTPRADEALLNYQDLWQLIEQHGDEIALILLPGVQYYTGQVLDMQRITEVAHARGIKVGFDLAHAAGNIELSLHQWQVDFACWCSYKYLNSGAGSVAGCFVHQRHVENTELNRLAGWWGHDKTSRFKMENTFKAIPSAEGWQLSNPPVLSLAAVRGSFDTIKLAGGMPALRKKSLLLTHYMITLINQELGEKIHIITPQDPAERGCQLSLMINVPGLDGKAMFTALENKGVTTDWREPNVIRVAPAPLYNSFEDVYHFVRILKECI
- a CDS encoding cyclase family protein, coding for MKVAITLGDKHYNVNTDFGHSLAIALDFQQSDNQPNHFGATPAMAKPMQVSGFMGDTEQGGSCNVNELSFNPHCNGTHTETIRHICDAENALALSISALELPPLMPCPLISITPINASDTHDDYTPNFDVNDRVISRAQLEQLLTPYHDQQLQCLAVRTLPNSDDKCQANYNEANQPAFFSRDAVLYLKERGVEHLILDLPSLDRLNDDGLLTCHHLFWQVMEGAHQPSPNSLINKTITEMAYIDNTITDGFYFLNLQTPAFINDAAPSRPMLYQAELLDC
- a CDS encoding amidohydrolase family protein, which produces MLKIDIHTHILPKTWPNLREKYGYGGFVSLDHHKCGCARMMVDEKFFREIDHNCWDPKVRLKDCEQHKVDVQVLSTVPVMFNYWAKPRDTLDLSKYLNDHIAGIVNDHPKRFIGLGTLPMQAPDLAIKELERCVNDIGLAGVQIGSHINDWNLDHEQLFPIFEAAQDLGAAVFVHPWDMMAKEKMPKYWLPWLVGMPAESSLAICSMIFGGVLQRLPKLKIAFAHGGGSFPATIGRIEHGFNVRPDLCAVDCPVNPRDFLKQIYLDSLVHDPLALKYLVDLMGPDNIALGTDYPFPLGELSPGKLIEESHFTDDIKAKLLHGSALNWLGLTKEQFL
- a CDS encoding cupin domain-containing protein, which encodes MAKFSLPFNLQQWIDEHREQLKPPVCNKQIFEQDDYIVMVVGGPNNRSDFHYNETPELFYQLEGEMVLRVVNEDAADDIQKSYIQLSEEIEKSPSKAFEFTDIAIKAGEIFLLPPKVLHSPQRFEHSVGLVVEQKRAQGQQDALFWFCEGCKTPLYNEQFTLDNIETDLPKVFSNFYDNSQNCQCKKCGHTAKKS
- a CDS encoding RidA family protein; translation: MSTIFNSAQAPNPVGLYPHARQVGNLLFLSGVGPRQAGSSDIPGVVLDQQGEIISYDIEAQCHSVFQNVSTILASAGADWMDLVDVTVFLTNMKDDFATYNRIYADYFSENLPCRTTVEINKLPTPIAIELKCIAALPVTSNK